The following coding sequences are from one Elusimicrobiota bacterium window:
- the bamA gene encoding outer membrane protein assembly factor BamA: MKKIIFLFILFILLLVSGTLLLFAATDSQKPKKIRAIEIHGLKNVKERVVKDAIKISKGDKFERKLVDEDISNIYKLGLFSDVAVDVSDYKDGVRIIFIVQEKLIIKKIEFRGNKAFSNRKLKEEISSKEKEGYDTRKIQDDIAKITTLYKDKGYADVNIGDFSTTDDITGFATVTFAITEGNKILIGGVTIDGVKSFKLKKVKKLFTTKKKKVYKDETFKDDIKKVEAFYKDNGFLNIKILEPEITYNDTRTKMFIKVKLEEGKQYRNGKASFTGNTVFAETDLLKNFNFKQNEIFNQSKYEENVTNIKEMYADKGYIRAKFDTITNKNDDTGIVDVAITITENSVVYIDRIYIDGNTKTKEYVVKRELLVKEGDVFAVGKIRRSQERLYNLGFFKDIKVDIEETKEPDRADLAIEVEEDKTGLVSLGAGYSSVDKLVGTVQVTEINLFGRGQKLNFTYEFGTRRTNYEIGFTEPYLFRKKLLFGVDVFNTTVWRSYSTDSTAYRERRRGGDIRVGKPLSDILSLNFTYTYEEVKLFDIDSTWINDIKESEDVASSLTSAITRDTRDNVFDTNRGSKHSLSVKVAGGPFGGNTNFYKPTLITSKFIPTFWKFVLGLNARISYAKEFAPSKEVPIYERYFLGGADTVRGYDFGEIGPPEKGKILFVSNVEYKFPIVQEKGHSILSAAIFADMGGAWRNHNNVTLKIGSEEKQLKTGVGFGIRLRPMPVLPIRIDWGYGLNHKPGEQLSQFYFTMGQVF; the protein is encoded by the coding sequence ATGAAAAAAATTATTTTTTTGTTTATCTTGTTTATTCTGTTACTGGTTTCTGGAACTTTATTATTGTTTGCAGCAACTGATAGCCAGAAACCTAAAAAAATAAGAGCAATTGAAATACATGGCTTGAAGAATGTAAAAGAACGAGTGGTTAAAGATGCTATCAAAATTAGTAAAGGCGATAAGTTTGAAAGAAAACTGGTTGATGAGGATATTTCAAATATCTATAAACTTGGACTTTTTTCGGATGTTGCAGTAGATGTTTCGGACTATAAAGACGGTGTAAGGATTATTTTCATTGTGCAAGAAAAACTAATTATTAAAAAAATTGAGTTCCGTGGTAATAAAGCGTTTTCAAACAGAAAATTAAAAGAGGAAATATCGTCAAAAGAAAAAGAGGGCTACGATACAAGAAAAATACAGGATGATATCGCAAAAATAACAACACTCTATAAAGACAAGGGCTATGCTGATGTGAATATTGGCGATTTTTCTACAACTGATGATATTACCGGTTTTGCAACGGTTACTTTCGCAATTACCGAGGGCAACAAAATCCTGATTGGTGGGGTGACGATTGACGGTGTTAAAAGTTTCAAACTAAAAAAGGTGAAAAAACTTTTTACAACAAAGAAAAAAAAGGTTTATAAAGACGAGACATTCAAAGACGATATAAAAAAAGTTGAAGCGTTTTACAAAGATAATGGATTCTTGAATATAAAAATACTGGAACCTGAGATTACTTATAATGATACACGGACAAAGATGTTCATAAAAGTAAAATTAGAAGAAGGCAAACAATACAGAAATGGGAAAGCAAGTTTTACAGGCAATACCGTTTTTGCAGAAACTGACTTGCTGAAAAATTTTAATTTCAAACAAAACGAAATTTTTAATCAGTCAAAATATGAGGAGAATGTAACAAATATAAAAGAAATGTATGCGGATAAAGGATATATTCGCGCTAAATTTGATACTATCACAAACAAAAATGATGATACAGGAATTGTAGATGTCGCAATCACTATAACTGAAAACAGTGTTGTCTACATAGATAGAATTTACATTGATGGTAATACAAAAACAAAAGAGTATGTAGTGAAACGGGAATTATTAGTAAAAGAAGGCGATGTGTTTGCAGTCGGCAAAATCAGAAGAAGTCAGGAACGGCTGTATAATCTCGGCTTCTTTAAGGATATAAAAGTAGATATCGAAGAGACAAAAGAGCCGGATAGGGCAGACCTCGCAATAGAAGTTGAAGAGGATAAAACAGGGCTGGTGTCTTTAGGCGCGGGATATTCGTCCGTGGATAAACTTGTAGGTACCGTTCAGGTAACAGAAATAAATCTTTTTGGTCGTGGGCAGAAACTGAATTTTACATATGAGTTCGGTACAAGACGAACAAACTACGAGATAGGATTTACAGAGCCATATCTGTTTAGAAAAAAACTTTTGTTTGGTGTAGATGTTTTTAATACAACCGTTTGGAGAAGTTATAGCACTGATTCAACTGCTTACAGAGAACGAAGACGCGGTGGTGATATTCGGGTTGGCAAACCGCTTTCAGATATACTTTCACTGAATTTCACATATACATATGAGGAGGTTAAACTTTTTGATATAGATAGCACTTGGATAAATGATATTAAAGAGTCAGAAGATGTAGCTTCATCGTTAACTTCGGCAATTACCCGAGATACACGAGATAATGTGTTTGATACTAACCGTGGTTCTAAACATTCTCTGTCTGTAAAAGTTGCCGGCGGGCCTTTCGGCGGTAATACCAATTTTTATAAACCTACACTTATAACCTCAAAGTTTATTCCGACATTCTGGAAGTTTGTGCTCGGCTTAAACGCCAGGATTTCATATGCCAAAGAGTTTGCACCATCTAAAGAAGTTCCAATTTACGAACGATATTTTTTAGGTGGCGCTGATACGGTGCGTGGCTACGACTTCGGCGAAATAGGTCCGCCTGAAAAAGGCAAAATACTGTTTGTATCTAATGTGGAATATAAATTCCCAATCGTTCAAGAAAAAGGTCATTCAATTTTATCAGCTGCGATTTTTGCTGATATGGGCGGTGCATGGCGAAACCATAACAATGTCACACTAAAAATTGGTTCTGAAGAAAAACAACTTAAAACCGGTGTCGGATTTGGAATTCGGTTAAGACCTATGCCTGTTTTACCTATAAGAATTGATTGGGGTTACGGCTTAAATCACAAACCAGGTGAACAACTATCACAATTCTATTTCACTATGGGTCAGGTGTTTTGA